Part of the Methylophaga nitratireducenticrescens genome is shown below.
ATTTCTGAAATATGAGCAATATCAAAACCTTTTCAGGTGACTTTTCCGCAAAAGGCATACGAGTAGGTATCGTGGCAGGCCGTTTCAATGATTTTATTGTTGATAATCTGATTGCCGGTGCAGTAGATACATTATTACGTCATGGTGCTGCGGAAAAAGATATTGAAATTGCCCGCGTTCCCGGAGCAGTTGAAATCCCGCTGGCTGTGCAACGTATGGGTAAAACCGGTAAATATGATGCCATCATCGCATTAGGTGCGGTGATTCGTGGCGGCACTCCGCATTTTGAATATGTCGCCGGTGAATGCTCAAAAGGTCTGGGCCAACTGACATTGCAACTGGATCTTCCTATTGCTTTTGGTGTGTTGACCGTTGATACCATCGAACAGGCAATTGAACGTGCTGGCACGAAAGCCGGTAATAAAGGTGCTGAAGCAGCGATGGGCATGATTGAAATGGTGAACGTGTTGCGCCAAATCGGAGCTGCCAAGTAAATGGCTGGTGGACTGCCCCGGACTCAGGCTCGACGTGCTGCCGTGCAAGCGCTTTATCAATCTTTGGTCAATAATCAGGCTCCTGAAAAAGACACAATGGATTTTGTCATGGCGGAATACGCTAATAAAATCGACAAAAACTATTTTCAACTTCTGGTGGAAGGTGTTACCAAAGAAATCGATACCATTGATGCCGAACTGACCCATGCGGTAGACAGAAGTTTAGCCACTGTCGACCCTGTTGAGATTTCTGTATTACGTCTGGCCGTTTTTGAATATATGCACCGTCCGGATATCCCGTATCGCGTGGTCTTGAATGAAGCTGTTGAACTGGCCAAATCATTTGGCGGGGAACAAGGCCATAAATATGTTAACGGGGTTCTCGATAAAATTGGCTCACGTTTACGCCAGGCAGAATATCAGGCTGCCAAAGCTGCTCGTGCTCAGAAAAAAGCGAATTGATTAACTGCCCCGAAAAGATAAAACCATCCAGACGGGGCTTTTTTTGAATGAAACCTTCTCCCGAATTTTCACTGATTCAGCAGTATTTTCACGCGTTAACGACGCGTCGTGAAGATGTGATTGTGGGAATCGGTGATGATTGTGCCGTTTTAAACAATCCGCAGGATACCTATACGGCTGTCTCAATTGATACATTGGTACAAGACATACATTTTTTTGCCGATGTTGATCCCTATCGTTTGGGCATCAAAGCTCTGGCCGTCAACCTCAGTGATCTGGCCGCAATGGGGGCTCAACCTGCCTGGTTCACTCTGGCCTTAACCTTGCCTGAAATCAATGATGACTGGCTAAAACAGTTTTCAGCTGGCTTGGCATATATCGCCAAAAATCACCAAATTCAGCTGGTGGGCGGGGATACTACCCGTGGTCCCTTAACCATTACCATTCAGGTTCATGGGCATGTAGCCAAGCACAATATATTGCAGCGTAATGCTGCAGAGTCAGCTGACTTGATTTGTGTGACCGGATGCCTGGGAGATGCCGCCGCAGGGCTTCAATTTAGATTGGGGCAACTTGAAACAGGATTGTTAACCGATACAGATATTGAATATCTGTTACAACGGTTGGAAATGCCCACACCGCGTAATCAAATAGGTCAGCAACTGATAGGCAAAGCACATGCGGCAATTGATGTTTCAGATGGCTTACTGGCGGATTTAAATCATATACTCAATGCGAGTGACAAAGGGGCAAAGCTGGATGTATCCGCTTTACCATTCTCTGCGGCGTTGAAAAAATTGCCCACAGAAATGGCGACGCAACTGGCATTAACGGGCGGTGATGATTACGAATTATGTTTTACCGCGACTGTGGACAATGTGGCGAGACTCAAACATCAGTTTTCTGACATGATTCATGTGATTGGTGAAATCACTGAAGACGAAGGTATGTATTATCAGAATGCCCATGGTGAATGGCAGGCATTCTCAGCAATAAAGGCAGGCTATGACCACTTCGCATAATAAGGTCACTTTTCAACAATTGCTCAAAAGACCGGCCTGTTTGCTGGCCTACGGCTTTGGT
Proteins encoded:
- the ribH gene encoding 6,7-dimethyl-8-ribityllumazine synthase, yielding MSNIKTFSGDFSAKGIRVGIVAGRFNDFIVDNLIAGAVDTLLRHGAAEKDIEIARVPGAVEIPLAVQRMGKTGKYDAIIALGAVIRGGTPHFEYVAGECSKGLGQLTLQLDLPIAFGVLTVDTIEQAIERAGTKAGNKGAEAAMGMIEMVNVLRQIGAAK
- the nusB gene encoding transcription antitermination factor NusB — its product is MAGGLPRTQARRAAVQALYQSLVNNQAPEKDTMDFVMAEYANKIDKNYFQLLVEGVTKEIDTIDAELTHAVDRSLATVDPVEISVLRLAVFEYMHRPDIPYRVVLNEAVELAKSFGGEQGHKYVNGVLDKIGSRLRQAEYQAAKAARAQKKAN
- the thiL gene encoding thiamine-phosphate kinase — translated: MKPSPEFSLIQQYFHALTTRREDVIVGIGDDCAVLNNPQDTYTAVSIDTLVQDIHFFADVDPYRLGIKALAVNLSDLAAMGAQPAWFTLALTLPEINDDWLKQFSAGLAYIAKNHQIQLVGGDTTRGPLTITIQVHGHVAKHNILQRNAAESADLICVTGCLGDAAAGLQFRLGQLETGLLTDTDIEYLLQRLEMPTPRNQIGQQLIGKAHAAIDVSDGLLADLNHILNASDKGAKLDVSALPFSAALKKLPTEMATQLALTGGDDYELCFTATVDNVARLKHQFSDMIHVIGEITEDEGMYYQNAHGEWQAFSAIKAGYDHFA